Proteins encoded together in one Camelina sativa cultivar DH55 chromosome 9, Cs, whole genome shotgun sequence window:
- the LOC109126597 gene encoding putative defensin-like protein 55: protein MNITKAYVIIFLVVIRTNSFPNSNGLASSVIETSKNDVCFVPCTIRYGTFECFHDCFLKDYRDGNCVHGRCCCTK, encoded by the exons atgaacatcaCAAAAGCTTATGTgattattttccttgtagtgaTACGAACAAACTCATTTCCCAACTCTAATGGTTTGGCTTCATCAG TGATCGAGACATCAAAAAATGATGTATGCTTTGTACCATGCACGATTAGGTATGGAACATTTGAATGCTTTCATGACTGTTTTCTCAAGGATTACCGTGATGGAAATTGTGTCCATGGACGATGTTGTTGCACTAAATGA